One Capsicum annuum cultivar UCD-10X-F1 chromosome 2, UCD10Xv1.1, whole genome shotgun sequence genomic window carries:
- the LOC107860069 gene encoding delta(7)-sterol-C5(6)-desaturase: protein MEDYLKLFVEETSFYNRLVLGTLLPESWWAPLPHMLQGWLRNYIGGVLLYFISGFLWCFYIYHLKRNVYIPKDAIPSNKAMLLQISVAMKAMPWYCALPTLSEYMIENGWTKCFARISDVGWPSYVLNAAIYLVIVEFGIYWMHKLLHDIKPLYKYLHATHHIYNKQNTLSPFAGLAFHPLDGILQAVPHVLALFLVPMHFTTHIALIFLEALWTANIHDCIHGKVWPVMGAGYHTIHHTTYRHNYGHYTIWMDWMFGTLRDPAEEDAKKM, encoded by the exons ATGGAGGATTACTTGAAGCTGTTCGTGGAGGAGACATCGTTTTACAATCGACTGGTATTGGGTACACTCTTGCCGGAATCATGGTGGGCTCCACTTCCTCATATGCTTCAAGGATGGCTCCGTAACTACATTGGCGGcgttcttctttatttcatctcCGGTTTCCTCTGGTGCTTCTATATCTATCACTTGAAGCGCAATGTCTATATTCCTAAAG ATGCCATACCATCAAACAAAGCAATGCTCTTGCAAATATCGGTTGCGATGAAAGCTATGCCATGGTACTGTGCCCTTCCAACACTTTCtgaatacatgattgaaaatGGATGGACCAAATGTTTTGCAAGAATAAGTGATGTTGGATGGCCTTCCTACGTCCTCAATGCGGCTATTTATCTTGTAATTGTGGAGTTCGGAATCTACTGGATGCACAAGTTGTTGCATGACATAAAACCTCTGTACAAATATCTGCACGCCACGCATCACATTTACAACAAGCAAAACACACTTTCCCCTTTTGCTG GATTGGCATTCCACCCATTGGATGGAATACTGCAGGCAGTGCCACACGTTTTAGCTCTATTCCTGGTGCCAATGCATTTCACTACACACATAGCGCTCATATTCCTGGAAGCCTTATGGACGGCTAATATTCATGACTGCATACATGGGAAGGTGTGGCCTGTAATGGGTGCCGGCTATCATACCATTCACCACACGACATACCGCCATAATTATGGTCATTACACAATATGGATGGATTGGATGTTTGGAACTCTTCGTGATCCCGCTGAAGAGGATGCCAAGAAAATGTAA
- the LOC107860070 gene encoding leucine-rich repeat receptor-like serine/threonine-protein kinase SKM1, translating into MLSFSQFPVPLLFILLSLHCLTCLAANCHVDDESGLLGFKSGITSDPSGILANWKAGTDCCKWSGVSCGDNNRVTSLSLNGQPEKKQILSGTISSSLSKLKKLGSIYLTNLNNLTGTPNFLLALTEIQIVYIENNKLSGHVPASIGNLTQLFALSFLGNRLTGPIPSSIGQLTQLNQLKLGGNLLTGAIPTSLSNLKNLTYLSLEKNQLTGPIPNFFNSLSDLRILTLSYNKFTGNIPVSITSLAPQLRFLEVGHNYLTGKIPDFLGQFRALDTLDLSWNRFSGTVPKTFANLTKIFNLDLSHNLLVDPFPTLFVKGIESLDLSYNNFHLGTIPNWVTASPIIYSLKLAKCGIKIKLDNWKPKTTYFYDYIDLSDNEISGSPIGLLNKTDYLVGFYASGNKLKFDLEKLRIVQALKDLDLSRNMVYGKVPKAISGLNKLNLSSNHLCGQLPATKFGANSFAGNDCLCGPPLPPCKA; encoded by the coding sequence ATGCTCTCTTTTTCTCAATTTCCTGTTCCTCTCTTGTTTATCCTACTCTCCCTGCATTGCCTCACATGCCTAGCAGCAAACTGCCACGTGGACGATGAGAGCGGGTTGTTGGGTTTCAAGTCGGGTATCACATCTGATCCGTCGGGTATTCTAGCAAACTGGAAAGCAGGTACTGATTGTTGTAAATGGTCGGGTGTATCTTGTGGGGATAACAATCGGGTCACAAGTCTATCACTTAATGGACAACCCGAAAAAAAACAAATCTTATCGGGTACCATATCCTCATCTCTCTCCAAACTAAAAAAGCTAGGCAGTATTTATCTTACGAATCTTAACAACTTAACAGGTACACCGAATTTTCTCCTTGCTTTAACTGAAATTCAAATAGTTTACATAGAAAACAACAAGTTATCGGGTCATGTACCCGCTAGCATTGGTAACTTGACCCAACTTTTTGCACTGAGTTTCTTGGGTAACCGGTTAACTGGCCCCATACCGAGTTCTATCGGCCAGTTAACTCAGTTGAATCAGCTCAAACTCGGTGGCAACTTGCTCACTGGTGCAATTCCCACGTCATTAAGCAACCTCAAGAACTTAACTTACCTGAGTTTAGAGAAAAATCAATTGACTGGGCCAATACCAAACTTTTTCAACTCTCTCTCTGATCTCAGAATCCTGACACTTTCTTATAACAAATTTACTGGGAATATTCCAGTTAGTATTACATCTCTAGCTCCACAATTACGTTTCTTAGAGGTAGGACACAATTATTTAACTGGAAAAATTCCAGATTTTCTTGGACAATTCCGTGCTCTAGACACATTGGATCTTTCTTGGAACAGGTTCTCGGGAACTGTGCCAAAAACTTTTGCAAATCTGACAAAAATATTCAATCTTGATCTATCACACAATCTCCTTGTCGATCCATTTCCAACGTTGTTTGTAAAAGGCATAGAGTCACTGGATCTATCGTACAATAATTTCCACTTAGGTACAATACCAAATTGGGTGACTGCGTCTCCAATTATATACTCATTGAAGCTAGCAAAATGTGGGATCAAGATTAAACTGGATAACTGGAAGCCAAAGACAACATATTTTTACGATTACATTGATCTTTCAGACAATGAGATTAGCGGAAGTCCAATTGGGTTGTTGAACAAGACTGATTACTTGGTTGGATTTTACGCTTCTGGGAATAAATTGAAGTTCGATTTGGAGAAATTAAGGATTGTTCAGGCACTGAAGGATTTGGATTTGTCTAGGAATATGGTTTATGGGAAAGTTCCAAAGGCAATTTCTGGACTAAATAAGTTGAATTTGAGTAGTAATCATTTGTGTGGTCAACTTCCAGCAACAAAGTTTGGGGCAAACTCCTTTGCTGGAAATGATTGTCTTTGTGGTCCACCATTGCCACCCTGCAAAGCTTAG